In one window of Qipengyuania profundimaris DNA:
- a CDS encoding peroxiredoxin, with amino-acid sequence MTISVGDKLPDVTLVKATENGPEQVQSGEYFKGKTVALFSVPGAFTPTCSARHLPGYVEKADELKAKGVDEIVATAVNDAFVMGAWKSSAGSDDITMLADGNGDFAEAVGLTMDGSGFGMGKRGQRYSMVVEDGVVKELNVEAPGDFSVSSAEHMLGQL; translated from the coding sequence ATGACGATTTCGGTGGGCGACAAGCTGCCCGATGTGACCTTGGTCAAGGCGACGGAAAACGGCCCCGAGCAGGTTCAGTCCGGCGAGTATTTCAAGGGCAAGACAGTGGCTCTCTTTTCGGTACCGGGTGCTTTCACGCCTACCTGTTCGGCGCGCCACCTTCCTGGCTATGTCGAGAAGGCCGACGAGCTGAAAGCCAAGGGCGTGGACGAAATCGTGGCCACGGCCGTCAACGACGCTTTCGTAATGGGGGCCTGGAAATCCTCTGCCGGCAGTGACGACATCACCATGCTGGCCGATGGCAATGGCGATTTCGCGGAAGCGGTCGGTCTCACCATGGATGGCTCGGGCTTCGGCATGGGCAAACGCGGACAGCGTTACTCGATGGTGGTCGAAGACGGCGTGGTGAAGGAGCTCAATGTCGAAGCGCCGGGCGATTTCTCGGTGTCCAGCGCTGAGCATATGCTCGGCCAGCTCTGA
- the ahcY gene encoding adenosylhomocysteinase — translation MSVTAFSDYVIKDIALADYGRAEINIAETEMPGLMALREEYGEEQPLKGARITGSLHMTIQTAVLIETLVALGADVRWATCNIFSTQDHAAAAIAAQDIPVFAIKGESLADYWDYVGKIFDWSTDEDPDQTANIILDDGGDATMFALWGARIEAGEELPEPQNAEEIEFQRALKAFLKDRPGYLTNSVKNIVGVSEETTTGVHRLYHLAKQGKLPFPAINVNDSVTKSKFDNLYGCRESLVDAIRRATDVMLSGKVACVAGFGDVGKGSAQSLRNGGARVLVTEIDPICALQAAMDGFEVVTMEEAVKVADIFCTATGNEHVITAEHMKAMKDKAIVCNIGHFDSEIQISALDNYEWTELKPGTDLVKFPDGKEIIVLGQGRLVNLACATGHPSFVMSFSFTNQTLAQIELWTKGDEYKNDVYVLPKHLDEKVAALHLDKLGVKLTELSQKQADYIGVPVEGPFKPEHYRY, via the coding sequence ATGAGCGTGACCGCATTTTCCGACTACGTCATCAAGGACATCGCGCTGGCTGATTACGGCCGCGCTGAAATCAATATCGCCGAAACCGAAATGCCGGGCTTGATGGCTCTGCGTGAGGAATACGGCGAAGAGCAGCCGCTGAAGGGCGCGCGCATCACCGGCTCGCTGCACATGACGATCCAGACCGCCGTGCTGATCGAAACGCTGGTCGCGCTGGGCGCCGACGTGCGCTGGGCGACCTGCAACATCTTCTCGACGCAGGACCATGCGGCCGCTGCCATCGCAGCACAGGACATTCCGGTGTTCGCGATCAAGGGCGAAAGCCTGGCCGATTACTGGGACTATGTCGGCAAGATTTTCGACTGGTCCACGGATGAGGACCCCGACCAGACCGCCAACATCATCCTCGACGATGGCGGCGATGCGACAATGTTCGCCCTCTGGGGCGCCCGTATCGAAGCTGGCGAGGAACTGCCCGAGCCGCAGAATGCCGAGGAAATCGAATTCCAGCGTGCGCTCAAGGCTTTCCTGAAGGATCGCCCCGGCTACCTGACCAACTCGGTGAAGAACATCGTCGGCGTTTCGGAAGAAACCACGACCGGCGTCCACCGCCTCTATCACCTCGCCAAGCAGGGCAAGCTCCCGTTCCCGGCGATCAACGTGAACGACAGCGTCACCAAGTCGAAGTTCGACAATCTTTATGGCTGTCGCGAATCGCTGGTCGACGCCATCCGACGCGCGACGGACGTCATGCTCTCGGGCAAGGTCGCCTGCGTCGCCGGCTTCGGCGATGTCGGCAAGGGTTCGGCCCAGTCGCTCCGCAATGGCGGCGCGCGCGTACTCGTAACCGAGATCGACCCGATCTGCGCGCTGCAGGCCGCGATGGACGGCTTCGAAGTCGTCACCATGGAAGAGGCCGTGAAGGTCGCGGACATCTTCTGCACCGCCACCGGCAACGAACACGTCATCACCGCCGAACACATGAAGGCGATGAAGGACAAGGCGATCGTCTGCAACATCGGCCACTTCGACAGCGAGATCCAGATCTCGGCACTCGACAATTACGAGTGGACCGAACTCAAGCCCGGCACCGACCTCGTCAAGTTTCCCGACGGCAAGGAAATCATCGTGCTGGGCCAGGGGCGCCTGGTGAACCTCGCCTGCGCGACCGGCCACCCGAGCTTCGTTATGAGCTTCAGCTTCACCAACCAGACGCTGGCGCAGATCGAGCTGTGGACCAAGGGCGACGAGTACAAGAACGACGTCTACGTCCTGCCCAAGCACCTCGATGAAAAGGTCGCGGCGCTGCACCTCGACAAGCTCGGCGTGAAGCTGACCGAGCTCAGCCAGAAGCAGGCCGACTACATCGGCGTTCCGGTCGAAGGGCCGTTCAAGCCCGAACATTATCGCTACTGA
- a CDS encoding aminoglycoside phosphotransferase family protein → MSATLPHGLHAFLGDTEWEGAEIAPLVGDASFRRYFRLRMGDRSAMLMHAPPPEEDPKPFLHVADWLTANGMRGPEIYLQDADAGWVLTEDFGDHRVREWIDDHPDDEHDIYAGAIEALVKLHTLPPGPFPPYDMATYLREVDLFTEWYCPAAGLNVDQKGWTAAWREVLEPLLSRQDPGVTVLRDYHAENIMLLEPGKLGGEQGLIDFQDALVGHPAYDLVSLLQDARRDVSEQLEHDMLCRYRAAADPGEHFEADYARLGAQRNAKIVGIFTRLYKRDGKSRYLAMIPRVWRAMERDLAHPVAAPLAAWFAANIPADLRENGGGEIT, encoded by the coding sequence ATGAGCGCAACGCTACCCCACGGACTCCACGCATTTCTCGGCGACACCGAATGGGAGGGGGCGGAAATCGCTCCGCTCGTCGGCGATGCCAGCTTTCGCCGCTATTTCCGCCTCCGCATGGGCGATCGCAGCGCGATGCTGATGCATGCGCCGCCGCCGGAGGAAGATCCGAAACCGTTCTTGCATGTCGCCGATTGGCTGACCGCAAACGGGATGCGGGGGCCGGAAATCTATCTTCAGGATGCGGACGCCGGATGGGTGCTGACCGAGGACTTCGGCGATCACCGCGTGCGCGAATGGATCGACGATCATCCCGACGACGAGCACGATATCTATGCCGGTGCGATCGAGGCGCTGGTCAAGCTGCATACGCTGCCGCCGGGGCCGTTTCCTCCATACGACATGGCGACTTACTTGCGCGAAGTGGACCTCTTCACTGAATGGTACTGCCCCGCCGCAGGTCTGAATGTCGATCAGAAGGGTTGGACCGCAGCCTGGCGCGAGGTGCTGGAGCCATTGCTGTCGCGACAGGATCCGGGCGTCACCGTGCTGCGCGACTATCATGCGGAGAACATTATGCTGCTGGAGCCGGGGAAACTCGGCGGCGAGCAGGGGCTGATCGATTTCCAGGACGCGCTGGTCGGCCACCCGGCCTACGATCTCGTCAGCCTGCTGCAGGATGCGCGGCGCGACGTCTCCGAACAGTTGGAGCATGACATGCTGTGCCGCTACCGCGCCGCAGCCGATCCGGGCGAGCATTTCGAGGCCGACTACGCGCGGCTCGGCGCGCAACGGAATGCGAAGATCGTCGGCATCTTCACTCGCCTCTACAAGCGCGACGGCAAGTCCCGCTATCTCGCGATGATCCCGCGCGTATGGCGCGCCATGGAACGCGATCTCGCGCATCCGGTCGCGGCGCCTCTCGCGGCGTGGTTCGCGGCGAATATTCCGGCGGACCTTCGCGAGAATGGAGGCGGCGAAATCACGTGA
- the folE gene encoding GTP cyclohydrolase I FolE → MSSLVGPDEDDPRGKPPVPEHVQDAIRTLIEWTGDDPSREGLLDTPARVARAWKEYCVGYTEDPAIHLGRVFEEVGGYNEIVLLKDIPFQSHCEHHMAPIIGKAAIAYLPNDRVVGISKLARVLHGFARRLQVQERLTAEVADCIWENLEPQGVAVVIEASHSCMTARGVRTPGVGMITSRMMGTFLEDQRSRKEVLSLMGYG, encoded by the coding sequence ATGAGCAGCCTGGTTGGACCAGACGAAGACGATCCGCGCGGCAAACCGCCGGTCCCGGAACACGTGCAGGATGCAATCCGCACGCTCATCGAATGGACGGGTGACGACCCTTCGCGCGAGGGGTTGCTGGATACGCCCGCGCGCGTGGCCCGTGCGTGGAAGGAGTATTGCGTCGGCTATACGGAAGATCCGGCCATTCACCTCGGCCGCGTGTTCGAGGAAGTCGGCGGCTATAACGAGATCGTCCTGCTCAAGGATATCCCGTTCCAGTCGCATTGCGAGCACCACATGGCCCCGATCATCGGTAAGGCGGCGATCGCTTACCTGCCCAATGATCGCGTAGTGGGTATCTCGAAACTCGCCCGCGTTTTGCATGGCTTCGCGCGTCGGCTGCAAGTGCAAGAGCGGCTGACCGCCGAGGTCGCCGACTGCATTTGGGAAAATCTGGAGCCACAGGGCGTCGCCGTCGTGATTGAGGCGTCGCACAGCTGCATGACGGCGCGCGGTGTGCGTACGCCGGGGGTGGGCATGATAACCAGCCGGATGATGGGCACGTTTCTCGAAGACCAGCGCAGCCGCAAGGAAGTGCTGAGCCTGATGGGCTACGGCTGA
- a CDS encoding sensor histidine kinase, with protein MEISPALLALVGLLLALWTAAAVWVMLRASGREQKFASTRKSALRMARMLEESPAVPLLVRADGRIEAPDRFARWLGLLKVPEFLSELTGADGNGLSEEQVEELTSKVRRTQKTAKPFRMSLAVPGSERALTLSGTLADPAVSPNGAALVWVFDYSESQTELSQLREEAARAKDDFGALVGLIEAAPMPMWFRGGDMKLRLVNRAYVEAVGAQSADEVVTKQVELVETVGGRSASQVAQQAADRRQPIERIVSATINEARRTIRVTDLPLVGEGIAGYAVDIEEMEEQAREFRAFREAQRSMLDQLSIGVAQFDAQHRMTFANQPFHRVFALPPGVVNDRTTFEHMLLIAREAGRIPEVRDFPSWRNELVNWFQRDEPHEEAWPLSDSTHLRVVAQPLPDGGLVMIAEDRTEQLALSATRDTLLRTRTATFDSLFEALAVFAPDGHLELWNRSFPGAWGLEPEVVDGHPQAEDLLEAIAGNLADPGAIDVVGNTIRSATLDRKKRTARVELADGRTLDLEGVPLPDGNGLLTVLDVTASQQAEEALRERNRALEEADAVMTRFLANMSYEFRTPLTSIGGFAELLSSGIAGELSPQAVEYVQAISLSVGKLTEQVENVLDLSQSEAGLMPLNTAKIELLPFITQVVRAEEKRIVDGGLTLDLKGGAGKVVTADAQQLRRAIANLLDNAISATPQGGRIQVELGKSRGETKIVISDNGRGMNQHELARALEGIRMAADGKGIERRHGLGIPLARQLIEAHDGKLEIVSRPSSGTTATITLP; from the coding sequence ATGGAAATCTCGCCTGCATTGCTGGCCCTTGTCGGGTTGTTGCTTGCGCTCTGGACCGCCGCGGCGGTCTGGGTGATGCTGCGCGCGAGCGGGCGGGAGCAGAAGTTCGCCTCTACCCGCAAGTCGGCGCTGCGGATGGCGCGGATGCTGGAGGAATCGCCTGCGGTTCCATTGCTCGTGCGGGCCGATGGCCGGATCGAAGCGCCCGACCGTTTCGCGCGTTGGCTAGGCCTTTTGAAAGTGCCGGAGTTTCTCAGCGAACTGACCGGCGCCGATGGAAACGGCCTCAGCGAAGAACAGGTCGAAGAGCTGACGAGCAAGGTTCGTCGCACGCAAAAGACGGCCAAGCCCTTCCGCATGTCGCTCGCTGTCCCGGGGTCGGAGCGTGCGCTGACGCTCAGCGGAACGCTGGCCGATCCGGCAGTTTCGCCGAATGGTGCCGCGCTGGTCTGGGTGTTCGACTATAGCGAAAGCCAGACCGAGCTGAGCCAGCTGCGCGAGGAAGCGGCCCGCGCCAAGGACGATTTCGGCGCGCTCGTGGGCCTAATCGAAGCGGCGCCCATGCCCATGTGGTTTCGCGGCGGCGACATGAAGCTGCGCCTCGTCAACCGCGCCTATGTCGAAGCTGTCGGGGCCCAGAGCGCGGACGAAGTGGTCACCAAGCAGGTCGAGCTGGTCGAGACCGTCGGCGGGCGCAGCGCATCGCAGGTCGCCCAGCAGGCCGCCGACCGCCGCCAGCCGATCGAGCGCATCGTGTCCGCCACTATCAACGAAGCACGCCGCACTATCCGCGTTACCGACCTGCCGTTGGTCGGCGAGGGCATCGCCGGCTACGCGGTCGATATCGAAGAGATGGAAGAGCAGGCCCGCGAATTCCGGGCCTTCCGCGAAGCGCAGCGTTCCATGCTCGACCAGCTCTCCATCGGCGTTGCGCAGTTCGATGCGCAGCACCGCATGACCTTTGCGAACCAGCCGTTCCACCGCGTTTTCGCTTTGCCGCCGGGCGTGGTGAACGATCGCACGACCTTCGAGCACATGCTGCTGATCGCGCGCGAGGCGGGGCGGATTCCCGAAGTCCGGGACTTCCCATCGTGGCGCAACGAGTTGGTGAACTGGTTCCAGCGCGACGAGCCGCACGAAGAGGCATGGCCCCTGTCCGACAGTACGCACCTGCGCGTCGTCGCCCAACCGCTGCCCGATGGCGGCTTGGTGATGATCGCCGAAGACCGGACCGAACAGCTGGCTCTCTCGGCTACGCGCGACACGCTGTTGCGGACGCGTACCGCAACCTTCGACAGCCTGTTCGAGGCGCTTGCCGTCTTTGCACCCGACGGTCACCTCGAACTCTGGAACCGCAGCTTCCCCGGCGCCTGGGGGTTGGAGCCTGAAGTTGTCGATGGACATCCGCAGGCCGAAGACCTGCTGGAAGCCATCGCCGGCAATCTCGCCGATCCCGGGGCTATCGACGTGGTCGGAAATACCATCCGTTCGGCCACGCTGGATCGCAAGAAACGCACGGCGCGGGTGGAACTGGCGGATGGACGCACGCTCGATCTCGAAGGGGTTCCGCTGCCCGACGGCAACGGCCTGCTGACCGTGCTCGACGTAACTGCATCGCAGCAGGCGGAAGAGGCGCTGCGCGAGCGGAACCGGGCGCTCGAGGAAGCGGATGCCGTGATGACGCGCTTCCTCGCCAATATGAGCTATGAATTCCGCACACCGCTGACCTCCATCGGCGGGTTCGCCGAACTGCTTTCGAGCGGCATCGCCGGCGAACTCAGTCCGCAGGCGGTGGAATATGTGCAGGCCATCTCGCTGTCGGTCGGCAAGCTGACCGAGCAGGTCGAGAACGTCCTCGACCTGTCGCAAAGCGAGGCGGGGCTGATGCCTCTGAACACCGCCAAGATCGAGCTGCTGCCCTTCATCACGCAAGTGGTGCGCGCAGAGGAAAAACGGATCGTCGACGGCGGCCTCACGCTCGATCTGAAGGGCGGGGCCGGCAAAGTGGTGACTGCCGATGCGCAACAGCTCCGCCGCGCTATCGCGAACCTGCTCGACAATGCCATTTCGGCGACCCCGCAGGGAGGCCGTATCCAAGTCGAACTCGGCAAATCGCGCGGCGAGACGAAGATCGTGATCTCCGATAATGGCCGCGGCATGAACCAGCATGAACTGGCCCGCGCGCTCGAAGGCATTCGCATGGCGGCCGATGGCAAGGGGATCGAGCGCCGCCATGGCCTCGGCATACCGCTCGCCCGGCAGCTGATCGAGGCGCATGACGGCAAACTGGAAATCGTCAGCCGCCCAAGTTCCGGCACGACCGCGACCATTACGCTGCCGTGA
- the tsaE gene encoding tRNA (adenosine(37)-N6)-threonylcarbamoyltransferase complex ATPase subunit type 1 TsaE — MTIALPNLVAMEALGARIAVLLQPGDVVALAGDLGTGKTTLARAILHALGHRGEVPSPTFTIIETYDALHPPIVHADFYRLRHPDEVYELGLDDYRDGAALIAEWPDHAGGFAHEPGCLSIRLEKVGEGREAVVTAGETWQSRWP; from the coding sequence GTGACGATTGCCTTACCCAATCTCGTTGCGATGGAAGCACTGGGTGCGCGCATCGCCGTCCTGCTCCAGCCGGGCGATGTGGTTGCGCTTGCCGGCGATTTGGGCACTGGAAAGACGACGCTGGCGCGCGCTATTTTGCACGCTCTTGGCCATCGGGGCGAAGTGCCGTCACCGACCTTCACGATCATCGAAACCTATGACGCCTTGCACCCGCCGATAGTGCACGCCGATTTCTACCGCCTCCGCCATCCCGACGAAGTGTACGAGCTGGGCCTCGACGACTACCGCGACGGTGCCGCACTCATCGCGGAATGGCCCGATCACGCAGGAGGGTTCGCCCACGAGCCGGGCTGCCTTTCGATAAGGCTCGAAAAAGTGGGCGAAGGGCGCGAAGCCGTTGTAACCGCAGGCGAGACTTGGCAAAGCCGCTGGCCATGA
- a CDS encoding phospholipase D-like domain-containing protein, with amino-acid sequence MDTHEQDPTQVTRLDDGVEPGVWRYEKVKRAAVIIDAADYFSAMQAAMLEARHRIFLIGWDFDTRIHLAEGRSWWQRSYKDKYPARLGSFFSWLMRNRPTLEIRILKWSFGVFKFVVRGSMWWDLIRWARHRRIDFKFDSAHPVGCSHHQKIAVLDNSLAVCGGIDMTVKRWDTRDHAEDNPLRKTPRGQAYEPWHDASMMMEGDIADALSELGRDRWIRAGGTPLLPIQKREESLWPKGLEATFEDVEIGIARTRAEYRDWKEVREIETLFVEHIKRAKKFIYAESQYFASRAIAEAILERVQEDNPPEIVIVHPAHADGWLEQQAMDHARAELVKCIEDNDKKGRFSIWTPVSGITHIYVHAKIMIVDDEIFRIGSANMNNRSMGLDSECDVFVDCAREGNGHACEAIAKIRYSLLAEHCGLDEKEVPELLERQGSMTAMIDHSITEDGRNLIRYHPPELNGAQEEVAESGMLDPERPDDMFEPFAKGGLFRKGSRLERARNRWKGKWRK; translated from the coding sequence ATGGACACGCACGAGCAGGACCCGACACAGGTCACCCGGCTGGACGATGGCGTCGAGCCGGGTGTCTGGCGTTATGAGAAGGTCAAGCGCGCTGCCGTCATCATCGATGCGGCCGATTATTTCTCCGCGATGCAGGCTGCGATGCTGGAGGCCAGACACCGCATCTTCCTGATCGGATGGGACTTCGACACTCGTATCCATCTCGCCGAAGGTCGCAGCTGGTGGCAGCGCAGCTACAAGGACAAATATCCGGCGCGCCTGGGGAGCTTCTTTTCGTGGCTGATGCGCAATCGACCGACACTTGAAATCCGGATTCTCAAATGGAGCTTCGGTGTATTCAAGTTCGTCGTGCGCGGATCGATGTGGTGGGATCTGATACGTTGGGCGCGGCACCGCCGAATCGACTTCAAGTTCGACAGCGCACATCCGGTCGGGTGCAGCCACCACCAGAAGATCGCGGTTCTCGACAATTCGCTGGCGGTGTGCGGCGGGATCGACATGACGGTCAAGCGGTGGGACACTCGCGACCATGCCGAAGACAACCCGCTGCGCAAAACGCCGCGTGGGCAGGCTTACGAGCCTTGGCACGATGCCTCGATGATGATGGAAGGCGATATCGCCGATGCGTTGAGCGAATTGGGTCGCGACCGCTGGATTCGCGCCGGCGGGACGCCCTTGCTGCCGATCCAGAAACGGGAAGAGAGCCTTTGGCCTAAAGGGCTGGAGGCGACGTTCGAAGACGTCGAAATCGGCATCGCCCGCACGCGCGCCGAGTATCGCGACTGGAAGGAAGTCCGCGAGATCGAGACTCTGTTCGTCGAGCATATCAAGCGGGCGAAGAAATTCATCTACGCGGAGAGCCAATATTTCGCATCGCGCGCGATCGCCGAGGCGATATTGGAGCGGGTGCAAGAAGACAATCCGCCCGAAATCGTCATCGTCCATCCTGCACACGCCGATGGCTGGCTGGAGCAGCAGGCGATGGACCATGCCCGGGCCGAACTGGTCAAATGTATCGAGGATAACGACAAGAAGGGCCGCTTCAGCATCTGGACGCCTGTCAGCGGCATTACGCATATTTACGTGCACGCGAAGATCATGATCGTCGATGACGAGATTTTTCGCATTGGTTCGGCCAATATGAACAACCGCTCGATGGGCCTCGACAGCGAATGCGACGTATTTGTCGATTGTGCGCGCGAAGGAAACGGGCACGCCTGCGAAGCGATTGCGAAAATCCGCTATTCCCTGCTGGCCGAGCATTGCGGGCTGGACGAGAAAGAAGTTCCCGAGTTGCTAGAGCGGCAGGGATCGATGACCGCGATGATCGATCATTCCATCACGGAAGACGGGCGCAACCTGATCCGGTATCATCCACCCGAATTGAACGGAGCGCAGGAAGAGGTCGCGGAAAGCGGTATGCTCGATCCCGAACGCCCGGACGATATGTTCGAGCCGTTTGCCAAAGGCGGCCTTTTCCGCAAAGGGAGCAGGCTCGAACGGGCTCGCAACCGATGGAAAGGCAAGTGGCGTAAATGA
- a CDS encoding nucleotidyltransferase family protein: MSALVSDTAMLMAAGLGKRMRPLTATTPKPLVRVAGKPLIDRALDRIEDAGIEKALVNVHYLADAIEAHVGPRKAPAISFSDERDQLLETGGGMVKAQAAGQLPDPFFACNADSIWLDGPRNAFAELSARWDPERMDALLLVVSHVRAFNFDGTGDFYMDAAGRLTRKQPERIAPFIYTGIQVVSHRLLRDAPEGKFSTNILWDRAIGEGRLFGLAFTGEWYEVGTPQHIAPTEEALRGG; encoded by the coding sequence GTGAGCGCTCTCGTTTCCGACACCGCGATGCTGATGGCCGCCGGGCTCGGCAAGCGGATGCGCCCGCTGACGGCCACGACGCCAAAACCCTTGGTGCGGGTGGCGGGAAAGCCGTTGATCGACCGCGCGCTCGACCGGATCGAGGATGCGGGGATCGAGAAGGCGCTGGTCAATGTCCACTATCTCGCCGATGCGATCGAGGCGCATGTCGGACCGCGCAAGGCTCCGGCGATCAGCTTCTCCGACGAGCGCGACCAGTTGCTTGAGACCGGCGGCGGCATGGTCAAGGCACAGGCTGCCGGTCAGCTGCCCGACCCGTTTTTCGCCTGCAATGCCGACAGCATCTGGCTCGACGGTCCGCGCAATGCTTTCGCCGAGCTTTCCGCGCGCTGGGACCCGGAGCGGATGGACGCGTTACTGCTGGTCGTCAGCCACGTCCGGGCCTTCAATTTCGACGGCACGGGCGATTTTTACATGGATGCCGCCGGGCGCTTGACCCGTAAGCAGCCGGAACGGATCGCGCCGTTCATCTACACCGGCATCCAGGTCGTGTCGCATCGGCTGCTCCGCGATGCGCCCGAGGGCAAGTTCTCGACCAATATCCTGTGGGACCGCGCGATCGGGGAAGGGCGCCTCTTCGGCCTCGCCTTCACCGGCGAATGGTACGAAGTCGGCACGCCGCAACACATCGCGCCGACCGAGGAAGCGTTGCGGGGTGGCTGA